The following proteins are encoded in a genomic region of Sphaeramia orbicularis chromosome 2, fSphaOr1.1, whole genome shotgun sequence:
- the LOC115430707 gene encoding nuclear receptor subfamily 0 group B member 1-like, translated as MSCCESQCGGDTGQSSILFNILNRDPQCREDPSAAAAHPHCSCAPKRKLVTVRSPQVVLKAASEVLLKTFRFVKNIPCFRGLPAPDQLRLVRNSWAPLLVLGMVQDRVDFDTVESREPSLLHRILTHSRDDEPGVAVGDVDGIKLFVVKCRGLKISVKEYAFLKGAILFNSEVMDLECRDYIRALHREAERALFEHVKTVHRYGCLRALLSTVRSLNPEAVGKLFLRPTSGTTTVDEHVLAAFYER; from the exons ATGTCGTGTTGTGAGAGTCAGTGTGGGGGGGACACGGGCCAGAGCAGCATCCTCTTCAACATCCTCAACAGAGACCCCCAGTGTCGCGAGGACCCGTCCGCCGCCGCCGCGCACCCGCACTGCTCCTGCGCGCCCAAGAGGAAGCTGGTGACGGTCCGCTCCCCGCAGGTGGTCCTCAAAGCGGCCTCGGAGGTGCTGCTGAAAACTTTCCGCTTCGTGAAGAACATCCCGTGTTTCCGTGGCCTGCCGGCTCCGGATCAGCTCCGGCTCGTGCGCAACAGCTGGGCGCCCCTGCTGGTGTTGGGCATGGTGCAGGACCGCGTGGACTTTGACACGGTGGAGAGCCGCGAGCCCAGTCTGCTGCACAGGATTCTAACCCACAGCAGGGATGACGAGCCCGGGGTGGCCGTGGGGGACGTGGACGGCATCAAACTGTTCGTGGTCAAGTGTAGAGGACTGAAAATCAGCGTCAAGGAATATGCGTTTCTGAAGGGTGCCATCCTTTTTAACTCCG AGGTGATGGACCTGGAGTGTCGGGACTACATCAGGGCTCTGCACCGGGAGGCGGAGCGCGCGCTCTTTGAGCACGTGAAGACAGTTCACCGGTACGGCTGCCTGCGCGCGCTCCTTAGCACCGTGCGCTCCTTGAACCCCGAGGCCGTGGGGAAACTCTTCCTCAGACCCACGAGTGGGACGACCACCGTGGACGAACACGTGCTGGCTGCATTTTATGAACGGTAG